One window of Deltaproteobacteria bacterium genomic DNA carries:
- a CDS encoding protein kinase, translating into MKKKTDRRKWPREAFPAHEIGIVYPQHAEEEKEMPPEDRPDTLIVHVVNRSEGGLLMESPLKFEVGFFVDVRIRVPRERVWMALKGKVIRAEDMPDRKNYYLLGIEFQPKTLRKELPTHGVEVGKKRMYPADVDFFMHTQLFDAVSEEAKCPLLNCMTPGRFKAGQRVIRQGDEGDTLYMVQEGSCVAHMEKDGREHPVARLRAGDIIGEIALLTGEARTAHVDAETDVKLWTMSRAQFDRLSKERPDVRNFLTELVSNRFSSERMTAERAVGKYVVNQIIGRGGWSIVYKGIHASLNMPVAIKMLKHDMAMDPDFSEKFRYEAKTIAHLNHENIVKVYDIEELYRTIFIITEYLEGVPLDSILEKMPRLPLSKVLDILLQVCAGLEYAHKQGIVHQDIKPANIFIQWDNRVKILDFGLACPPGTIECNIPGTVFYMSPEQIEGERIDERTDIYSLGLTGFEMITGQRPFPEDDIMKVMDLHLHSDIPDPHGVIPDVPHELSNFLMCASKRDPTARYQNMSQVLYELESLAETMGVKRERPVQERRKMMSLFLFYDDQHELMLKPLVEDFSHEVRNVGAELRAAEFKDVY; encoded by the coding sequence GTGAAGAAAAAAACAGACCGAAGGAAATGGCCCAGAGAGGCCTTTCCGGCACATGAAATTGGGATAGTCTACCCACAACATGCGGAAGAAGAAAAAGAGATGCCGCCTGAAGACAGGCCTGATACTTTGATAGTCCATGTAGTTAACAGGAGTGAGGGCGGTCTTCTAATGGAATCACCCTTGAAATTCGAAGTGGGTTTTTTCGTGGACGTGCGGATACGGGTCCCTCGCGAGCGCGTATGGATGGCCCTCAAGGGGAAAGTTATCCGTGCAGAGGATATGCCGGACAGAAAGAACTATTATCTGTTAGGAATCGAATTTCAACCCAAGACACTGCGAAAAGAACTCCCAACGCATGGTGTAGAGGTAGGAAAGAAAAGGATGTATCCAGCTGATGTGGACTTTTTTATGCACACACAACTCTTTGATGCCGTCTCTGAGGAGGCTAAATGCCCTTTGTTGAACTGTATGACCCCAGGCCGTTTCAAGGCAGGACAAAGAGTAATTAGGCAAGGAGATGAGGGCGACACCCTGTATATGGTTCAGGAAGGTTCATGTGTGGCCCATATGGAAAAAGATGGGAGAGAACATCCCGTCGCCCGTCTTCGAGCTGGAGATATCATTGGAGAGATTGCGCTTTTGACAGGTGAGGCACGAACTGCTCATGTTGATGCCGAAACCGATGTGAAGTTATGGACTATGAGCCGGGCGCAATTTGACAGGCTGAGTAAAGAGCGTCCAGACGTCAGGAATTTTCTGACCGAGTTGGTCAGCAATCGATTCTCCTCCGAAAGGATGACTGCAGAAAGAGCTGTCGGAAAATACGTAGTAAATCAAATTATAGGTCGAGGCGGTTGGAGCATCGTTTACAAGGGCATTCATGCAAGCCTTAATATGCCGGTTGCCATTAAGATGCTGAAGCACGACATGGCCATGGATCCTGATTTTTCAGAGAAGTTTCGTTATGAAGCCAAGACCATTGCTCATCTCAACCATGAGAATATTGTCAAGGTATATGATATCGAAGAACTTTACAGGACCATCTTCATTATCACAGAGTATCTTGAGGGGGTGCCGCTCGATTCTATCTTGGAAAAAATGCCAAGACTTCCCTTGTCAAAGGTCTTAGATATTCTCCTACAAGTGTGTGCTGGGTTGGAATATGCGCACAAACAGGGCATTGTTCATCAGGACATCAAACCCGCAAATATCTTCATACAGTGGGATAATCGGGTGAAAATCCTTGACTTCGGATTGGCCTGTCCTCCGGGGACCATCGAATGCAACATACCAGGGACCGTGTTCTATATGTCGCCAGAACAGATCGAGGGTGAGCGCATCGATGAACGTACTGATATTTACTCCTTAGGGCTCACTGGTTTTGAGATGATTACCGGCCAGAGACCTTTTCCTGAAGATGATATAATGAAAGTCATGGACTTGCATTTGCACAGTGATATACCAGATCCTCATGGGGTAATTCCTGATGTGCCACATGAACTGTCCAACTTCCTGATGTGCGCAAGCAAAAGGGACCCTACAGCAAGATACCAAAACATGTCGCAGGTCCTTTATGAGCTTGAGTCGTTGGCCGAAACGATGGGTGTAAAGCGTGAAAGACCGGTACAGGAACGACGGAAAATGATGAGCCTCTTCTTATTTTACGACGATCAGCATGAATTGATGCTGAAACCACTGGTGGAAGACTTTAGCCACGAGGTCAGGAATGTTGGGGCCGAGTTACGAGCGGCAGAGTTTAAGGACGTGTACTGA